The genomic window GCAAGCAATGGGTGTTGCAATGTGGGATAAAGGAATTACGTGTTTTTGTTCTGTGGCGTTGCATGGGAATGCCACAAGATCAGGGTTTCCCCTGAGATCACGCCGATCTCATTTGGAAAAAGGTATGTTGAAAGAACCATGTCTCAAGAGGTCCTGATGCACGAAACAAATGATCCGTATTTATGGCTGGAAGCGATAGAAGACCAGAGGGCCCTGAATTGGGTGAAAAACCAGCGTCAGGCGCTGGAAGCGCTGGAAAACGCAGAAGGATTTCAGGGTCTGCGCAGCCACATTGAAACAGCTTTGAATGCCAGAGACAACATCCCCATGCCAGAGGGCTTTAAAGGCAATTACTACAACTTCTGGAAAGACGAGGACCATCCCAGAGGCCTCTGGCGCAGAACCACCCCCGAATCTTATGCCACCCCTGCACCCCTCTGGGAAGTTGTTTTTGACCTGGATGAGGTGGCCCGTCTGGAGCAAGTCAACTGGGTCTGGAAGGGTGCAGCCCTCTGTCCAGAGCGTCCAGAACGTGCCTTGCTGTATCTGTCGCGCGGGGGCGCAGATGCTGTGGTCATCCGGGAATATGACCTGACCCAGCAAGCCTTTGTGACAGACGGTTTTGAGTTGCCAGAGTGTAAACAATCGGTGTGCTGGAAAGATGAAAACACCATCTGGTTCACCGCTGCCCTGAACGATCAGGAAAAAACCCCCTCTGGATACCCTTTCATCACCCGCGAATGGACAAGGGGAGAGTCCTTGCACGATGCCAGAGTGGTGCATTCTGGCTCACCTGAGGATGTGGGTGCATGGTGTTACTCCGAACCTGTGGCCGGTAAAGAGCGCCCTCTGATCCGTCAACTGGTGCAGTTTTTCAATGCCACAGTTCAACTGGAATGGCAGGGACAGGTCCGTGAACTCCAGCAACCCCCTCGTGCAGAAGCCACCTTTTTTCAGGATCAGGTGGTGTACTGGCTCAGGGAAGAATTGGTGCAAAAGGGGCAGACTTTTCCTGCAGGCAGCCTTCTGAGCACAGCTCTGGAAAATGCTCTGGGTTCTTCTCCAGAGTATTCCCTGCTGTTTCAGCCCACAGAGGGCATGTCGGTGCAGAGCATCACCGTCACCCGTGACCATGTGCTGGTGATGGCCCTCAACCATGTGCGCAGCGAAGTGTACGCCTTTTCCCGTTCTGAACAGGGCTGGATGCATTCTCGGATTTCCGTGCCAGAGTTGATGAGCATCCAGCTCTGGGCTGAAGATGCCAGCAACAGCGACGCAGCGTTCATGATGGTCACCGGGTTTTTGACCCCAAACACCCTGTACCGTTTGCTGCCAGATGGCACCCAGCAACCGCTCAAAGCCAACCCCATGCATTTTGATCCTGCAGGTTTGCATGTAGAGCAGCACTTTGCCACCAGCAAAGACGGCACCCGCATTCCTTATTTTCAGGTGGCCTCCAGCAGTCCGAAATTGGACGGTCAGAACCCCACCTTGCTGTACGGATATGGAGGCTTCGAAAATGCCAGAATGCCCACCTACAGTGCAGCCCTCGGGCAGGGATGGCTCACCAGAGGGGGCGTGTATGTGTTGGCCAACATCCGTGGCGGAGGAGAGTATGGCCCCTCTTGGCACCAATCCGCCCTCAAGGCCAACCGCCAGAACGCCTACGATGACTTCATCGCAGTGGCAGAAGACCTGATCCAGCGTCGGGTGACCACCCCAGAGCACCTCGGGACCCGTGGAGGCAGCAACGGAGGTTTGCTCACCAGTGTGATGCTGACCCAGCGTCCAGACCTGTTCGGGGCCGTGGTGTCTGAAGTCCCCCTCACCGACATGTTCCGGTACCACAAGATGCTGGCCGGAGCCAGTTGGATGGCCGAATACGGAGATCCAGAGACCTCAGACTGGAATTTTTTAAGCCAGTACAGCCCTTACCACAACATCAAATCTGCCACCGAGCAGCCTTACCCCAAAACCATTTACCTCAGTTCCACCCGAGATGACCGTGTGCACCCCGGCCATGCCCGAAAAATGGTGGCCAAGTTGCAAGAGTCCGGCCACGAAGTGCTTTACTTCGAGAACATTGAGGGCGGACACGGCGGATCTGCAAACCACCAGCAAATGGCCCACTGGCAGGCTCTGGTGTACAGCTTTCTGTGGCAGGAACTCAGCAAAGTTTGATTTGCGCCCGTTCTACACAGCCTCAAGACAGCAAAAACAGGAGGGATTTCCCTCCTGTTTCTTTTTTCGATGCAAATGAAGATGCAAATGAAAGGGTTTACTGCACAGCGAAACTCACGGTCACCACAGCGGTCACGTCTTTTTCCAGACTGGTGGTGTCAAAAGAACCGTAATCGTCCACCTGTGTGGTGAAGCGGGGGGTGATCTGGAACACCCCCATCCGGGCACTTTTCATGGCCCCGAGGGTGCTTCCTGCACTTTTCACCATCACATTGGCGCGTTCTCGAGCGTCTCTGGTGGCGTCTTCCAGCAGTTTGATGCGCAGTTCAGGCAGTTTGGTGTACAGGTACTGCATTGGGCTCGATTCCAGAGGAATGCCACGGGCAATCAGGCTGCTGGCGCTCTGGTTGATGGCCACCACTTTTTTCACCTCGTTGCTGCGGATCTGGTAGTGCTTGCGCAGGATGTACCCTTTGACGCTGACCTCACGCCCAGCTTCGTCCCGGTTGTAGAAGGTGGTGGGCTCGGTGACGATGGCATCTGAAACCAACTCTTCAGCAGAAAGCTTCTGGGTTTTCAGGAAGTCATCCACGGCCCGGGTGGCGGTGCTGATTTCGGTGTACAGGTTTTGCAATTCGGTGCCTTGCGTGCTCAATTGAAAATCCCAGATCACATGATCCGAAGTGATGGCTTGCTTGGTGCTGCCTGTCACTGTGATGGTGTCGTCGGCTTTCTTGATGTCCCGAAACCCCGAGACCGCAATGAAAGCACTGGCGACCAGAGCAATGCCCAGCAAAAAAAGACCGATGACCAATTGTGGGAAATCTTGCTTCATTTCTTCACCTACGCTTACGGTACTCCTCCAATTGGGCTTTTTCCTTTAATCTTTCTGAAGCCTTTCGGCTAGCGTGAAACCATGCTGGAAATTGTCAGAATCACTGACTGGAACGACCCGAGAATTGACGAATTTGGAGAACTGCAGAACCGGGCTTATTTTGATCCCGACATGCTGATCCCCATGTGGGTGATCAAGCAAACCATGCAAAATCCCAGCCCTCACCGCAACGATGTGTTGCTGGTTGCTGTGGAAGAGGGCAAAGTGCTGGGAGGCACGGTTTTTCATTACCTCCCTCCTGCCCACGCAGGCTTTTCGAGCATCCTTGCTGTGGACCCTGAAGCCAGAGGCAAAGGGGTGGCCAAAGCCCTGCACCTCGCCAGATGGGAAACCCTGACCGAAATTGCCAAGGCCCCTCCCAGAGCGGTGTTCATTGATGTGGTGGCCCCTGAGCGCCTTTCTGAAGAAGAGTGGGCCAAAGAAAAAGAATACGGCTTTGATCCCAGACAGCGCAGAAAAGTCTTTGCTGGAATGGGATTCAAGCAACTCGACATCGAATACCATCAACCTGTGGGAGGCCCAGATGGAGGACCCGTCACCAACATGGACCTGCTGATCTATGCCCCCAACCTGCACGAGGTTTTCCCTCTGGAGTGGGTGCTGGACACCATGCACGCTTACTGGGTTCCCTGGCTGGGCAGTGAACGTGCCCATCAGGCCACCGATGAATTGAAAATGCGTGCCAAGAGTGACCCAGTCGGATTGCTCCCTCCTGACCATGCTTGCCATGCTGAAGTTTTCAACGATGAGGTGGTTTGAAGGATTTCTTCAAGGTGATCCTCTGGGAGGCAAACGTTGAACTTGCAATAGGTGTTGTAGCGGATGTGGATTCCTAATGCCAGAGGGTTATGCTTGCACCATGCAAAACTTGAAACCCTTCATCGATCAGGCCAGATTGGACCTGGCCGAACTGGTGGCTCTGGAATCCGTGTCCGCACAGGGACGCATGCTGGCCGAAACCGCCCACCATGTCAGCGAACTGCTGCAAGCCGAAGGCTTCACGGTGCAGTCTTACCTTGGAGAGGTCGCTCCGATTTTGGTGGCCGAAGCCGGAGAGGGAGACCGCACCCTCTTGATTTACAACCACTATGACGTGCAGCCCGAGTCGCCCATCGAACTCTGGGAGTCTCCTCCTTTTGTGGCCACCGAACGGGACGGACGCCTGTATGGACGGGGCATCAGCGATGACAAAGGAGAATTCGTTTCCCGGTTGGCGGCTGTGCGTGCCCTCAAAGCCCAGCATGGTGGAAAACTGCCCCTCAAGATCAAATGGTTGATTGAAGGGGAGGAGGAAATCGGCAGCCCGAGTCTGGGCCGTTTCGTTCATGAGCATGCAGAGGAACTCAAGGCAGATGGGTGCTGGTGGGAGTTTGGCAGCATTGATCCCCACGGTCGCCCCATCATTTATGCAGGCCTCAAAGGGATCATCTGTCTGGAATTGCGGGCCAGAGTCTCGGATTCAGACCTGCACTCCAGCCTCGGGGCGGTGGTGGACAATCCGCTCTACAAGCTTTCCAGAGCCATTGCCAGCATGCGCGATGAAACAGGCCGGGTCACCATTGATGGTTTTTACGACGATGTGCGCAAACCTTCAGAGGCAGACCTTCAGGCCATCCAGAGCATCCCTGACGAAAGCCCAGCCACCAAACAGGCTTACGGCATCAAAGGCTACCTTGGAGATGTCTCAGGCGTTTCTTACTACGAACGCCTGATTTTCGAACCCTGCCTCAATGTCAACGGTTTTCATGGTGGATATGGCGATGCTGGCAGCAAAACTGTTCTCCCAGCCGAAGGTTTCGTGAAAGTGGATTTCCGTCTGGTGCCCGATCAGTCTCCAGCAAAGGTGCTGGAACTCCTCAAAGCCCACCTTGAAAAACATGGCCTTTCGGACATCGAAGTGGTTGAACTGGAAAGCCACGAACACCCCGCCCGCAGCGATGTTTCCCATCCATTCGTGCAAACCGCTCTGGAAGTGGCCTCTGAAGTGCACGGTCATCCTGCGGTTCTGCACCCGAGCAGTGCAGGCAGTGGCCCAATGCACCCCTTCATTGAAGCGATTGGTTTGCCTGTGGTGGCCGCAGGCATCAGCAACCACGCCTCAAGGGTGCATGCCCCCAACGAAAACATCGTGATTGCCCACTTTGAAAAAGGCATTGAATTTGCCTTGAAGTTCATGGACCGCCTCTCAAAGCTGTAAAACAAAAGGTAAAAAAGGTCCAGAGAAGGCATGGGGTTCTTGTCCCATGCCTTCTGCTTTTGGCTTTCAGCCTTCTGCTCAAACCTCAAAGGGAAATTCGATTTGCCTGGCCACCCTGACCGTAAAATCCATGCCAAAATCCAGACCGATCAGGTTCAGGCTCAGGATCATCCCAGCAGAGACCCCCGCAGAAGTGAAGATCTTGCCTTCTTGCGTGAAAGGCACATGGCTTTGCACCTGCACCTCTGGATAAGCATCTTGCAGGTCTTGCAGGTCTTCCCAGTGGGTGGTGGCAGGTTTGCCGTTCAGCATTCCGGTTTCTGCCAGCAGAAACGCTCCTGTGCAAATGGATGCAGTGATCTGGGTGCTCTGGTGGACGTTTTTGATCCACTGGATCACCTCTGGCTTGTGCAATTCGGCAGTGACCACCCCTCCAGCCACCAGCAAAATGTCCAGAGCAGGATGGTTTTGCAGCGTGTGGTGGGGCAAAACCTGAAAACGGTTGCGTGCCTGAACAGGCCGATCCTGCTCAGCAATCAGCACAACGTGGTAAGGCTCGGGTTGACCGTCTCGCACTTTCAGTCGATTGGCCACACTGAAAGCCTCAAAAGGTGCGCTGAAATCCATCACTTCTGCCTCATCAAAAATGTAGATGCCCACGGTTTTCATGCCAGCAGTTTAAATGGATTTGCAGGGTGTTCAGCAGGGATGGACCAGATCGGTCCGTTTTTTGTCCAAAAACAAAAAAAGCCCCTGAAAAGGAGCTTTGATCTCT from Deinococcus misasensis DSM 22328 includes these protein-coding regions:
- a CDS encoding prolyl oligopeptidase family serine peptidase, whose amino-acid sequence is MSQEVLMHETNDPYLWLEAIEDQRALNWVKNQRQALEALENAEGFQGLRSHIETALNARDNIPMPEGFKGNYYNFWKDEDHPRGLWRRTTPESYATPAPLWEVVFDLDEVARLEQVNWVWKGAALCPERPERALLYLSRGGADAVVIREYDLTQQAFVTDGFELPECKQSVCWKDENTIWFTAALNDQEKTPSGYPFITREWTRGESLHDARVVHSGSPEDVGAWCYSEPVAGKERPLIRQLVQFFNATVQLEWQGQVRELQQPPRAEATFFQDQVVYWLREELVQKGQTFPAGSLLSTALENALGSSPEYSLLFQPTEGMSVQSITVTRDHVLVMALNHVRSEVYAFSRSEQGWMHSRISVPELMSIQLWAEDASNSDAAFMMVTGFLTPNTLYRLLPDGTQQPLKANPMHFDPAGLHVEQHFATSKDGTRIPYFQVASSSPKLDGQNPTLLYGYGGFENARMPTYSAALGQGWLTRGGVYVLANIRGGGEYGPSWHQSALKANRQNAYDDFIAVAEDLIQRRVTTPEHLGTRGGSNGGLLTSVMLTQRPDLFGAVVSEVPLTDMFRYHKMLAGASWMAEYGDPETSDWNFLSQYSPYHNIKSATEQPYPKTIYLSSTRDDRVHPGHARKMVAKLQESGHEVLYFENIEGGHGGSANHQQMAHWQALVYSFLWQELSKV
- a CDS encoding SIMPL domain-containing protein; its protein translation is MKQDFPQLVIGLFLLGIALVASAFIAVSGFRDIKKADDTITVTGSTKQAITSDHVIWDFQLSTQGTELQNLYTEISTATRAVDDFLKTQKLSAEELVSDAIVTEPTTFYNRDEAGREVSVKGYILRKHYQIRSNEVKKVVAINQSASSLIARGIPLESSPMQYLYTKLPELRIKLLEDATRDARERANVMVKSAGSTLGAMKSARMGVFQITPRFTTQVDDYGSFDTTSLEKDVTAVVTVSFAVQ
- a CDS encoding GNAT family N-acetyltransferase, which codes for MLEIVRITDWNDPRIDEFGELQNRAYFDPDMLIPMWVIKQTMQNPSPHRNDVLLVAVEEGKVLGGTVFHYLPPAHAGFSSILAVDPEARGKGVAKALHLARWETLTEIAKAPPRAVFIDVVAPERLSEEEWAKEKEYGFDPRQRRKVFAGMGFKQLDIEYHQPVGGPDGGPVTNMDLLIYAPNLHEVFPLEWVLDTMHAYWVPWLGSERAHQATDELKMRAKSDPVGLLPPDHACHAEVFNDEVV
- a CDS encoding M20/M25/M40 family metallo-hydrolase, which produces MQNLKPFIDQARLDLAELVALESVSAQGRMLAETAHHVSELLQAEGFTVQSYLGEVAPILVAEAGEGDRTLLIYNHYDVQPESPIELWESPPFVATERDGRLYGRGISDDKGEFVSRLAAVRALKAQHGGKLPLKIKWLIEGEEEIGSPSLGRFVHEHAEELKADGCWWEFGSIDPHGRPIIYAGLKGIICLELRARVSDSDLHSSLGAVVDNPLYKLSRAIASMRDETGRVTIDGFYDDVRKPSEADLQAIQSIPDESPATKQAYGIKGYLGDVSGVSYYERLIFEPCLNVNGFHGGYGDAGSKTVLPAEGFVKVDFRLVPDQSPAKVLELLKAHLEKHGLSDIEVVELESHEHPARSDVSHPFVQTALEVASEVHGHPAVLHPSSAGSGPMHPFIEAIGLPVVAAGISNHASRVHAPNENIVIAHFEKGIEFALKFMDRLSKL
- a CDS encoding DJ-1/PfpI family protein, with the protein product MKTVGIYIFDEAEVMDFSAPFEAFSVANRLKVRDGQPEPYHVVLIAEQDRPVQARNRFQVLPHHTLQNHPALDILLVAGGVVTAELHKPEVIQWIKNVHQSTQITASICTGAFLLAETGMLNGKPATTHWEDLQDLQDAYPEVQVQSHVPFTQEGKIFTSAGVSAGMILSLNLIGLDFGMDFTVRVARQIEFPFEV